The genomic window TCCCGGTTGGCCAGCACCAGATCGACGAACCCGGTCAGCGCCCGATCGGCCCGCACATGCCGTCCCCGCAGTGCCTCAGCGGCCGCCACGGTGCTCCGGAGCCCAACCCGAACCGGTTCCACCACCGCGGTCAGCAGCTCCTCCCGCGACCGGAAGTGATGATGCACGGCAGCCTTGGTGACCCCCAGCTCGTCCCCGATCATCTGCAACGACGTCCCCGCGACACTGTGCCGAGCGAAGAGCCGAACCGCCGCTTCCAGAAACCGTTGCCGCCCGTCCGCCACTGGGCTCCCTGAGCTTTACGATCGTCAAGCCGACGACTTTACGAGCGTAAAGCATGATCAGGCGAGCTGGCGAGTGAGGCGCCCGACATTCGGCACCTCGAGGCGAAGGGGCGCCAGCGTTCAGGGCGGCTCGGATGCCGAGTTTTCCCTGGTTGTCGAGGTCGGTCGGCACCAAGAAAGACCTGACCCGACCTCACCTCGCCTCACCTGACACGATCCGATCCGACCCGAATCGTGTCGCTGTCGCTATGTCGGCGTGGGCGTGGGCGGCGGCGGTCGCTCTTGCGGTCGCTTTCGAGGTTGCGGTTGGCGAGCCGGGTGTCGAGGCTGCTCGCCGACTTCCGATCGGACGGTCAGTGAGGCGTGATCGATGGCCACGAGGCCGGTTGAGTCGCACAAATCAGCCCTGCCCACGGACCGGCGGCCAGGCACTTTTCGAAGCCGCCACGAACTCGCCCGGACCAGCGACGTGATCTCAGCGAGTTCTGGGGGAGGCGCCGAAGTCGAACGCGCCCGGTAGCGACGATGGCATCGCTTCTCGCCGTCCGAACGACGATATAGAGGATCTTCCGCATCCGTCCGATATGGAGAAGATTCGCTTGTCTCGCCGACGCGGAAGGGCGGATTCCGGCCCCGGCAAAGAACTGCGGAGCAGCCGCTTACCTGGACGTGCCCTACATCCCGCCAACCATCATAATTTCCATGTCCTTTCGACCAAACAATCCTCAGAATCCCCCGCGCAGAACAAAAAGAATCCGTGCATGTTTGTTCCCCGGCCATCGCACGGTGACCCTCCCGGACGCGGCCACTCGGAAACACGCCGAGTGCCACCGTGGCCACCACCCGGCCGGCGCCATGATCATTCAACAAAAGCCCGCCGTGACCCGCTCGAAGAAACGGCACCCTCGGCTGAGGTCCGATCGCCGCGAGAACGGGCCGAACCGCCCGCCGACCCACGCCCTCGGATCGAGGAGCCAAGGCGTCGGACTGGGGAGCGAAGTCTTCGGATCGAGGGGACAAGACCTTATTTCGAGGAGTGGAGACTTCGGATCGAGGAGCGGAGAGCTTGCACCTGGTCTCCGAGGCCGGCGGCGGAGCCGTTATCGGCGATTGTCCAGCCGCCGTGTCGGAGGGCGAAGGCGCTGGCTTCAGAGGCGTTTCGTGGTCAGGGTCGCGTGGTGAGCTGTGGTGCGAATCGAACCCGAACTCCCCACGCAGATCGGCTCCCGCTTGATCGCGAAAGCCGCTCTCAAGGGCGGCGCAATGGTGGGCGCAGGTGAAGGCGTTGGCGCGGGCGCGGGCGCGGGCGATGGCGTGGGTGCGGGCCCGGGCATGGGTGCAGGCGTTGGCGTGAGCGTGACTGCTGCTGGTGGTGGCGAAGGCTGCGGCGTGAGAGAAGCCAGCCACTCCCGATCGTCGTGGGAGAGGGGCATGGAATCGCGCTCACGAATGCGGCGGAGCTTCTCGGCATGACGGCGCTGAAGTCCCCAAGCTCGACGCTTTTCATGCTCATGGCGAAACTCATCACGACTGGGCGAATAGTTCCTCGCCTTGGTTTGGTCGCGCATTCCGGCAGCGCTGAACAACGCCATCTGGCTCATGCGACAATTCTCCCGCGCCCAACGGGAAACTGTAAGAAGTGAATCATGCCAAACTGTTTAACCTCATCAGGGCGGCGACGGTTCCATACCGACGTGCTCTCAGTGAATGGCAGATTAAGGCGGACATGTGCCTAGATACCGGATGGCGCTGGAATGGGTGTGGAGCCATCGATAGGCCATTGCTCGTGAAGGAGACGGGTTCGTGCGATGGCTCCATCTGATCGCGCATCCCGCCGTGCCCGGGAAACTCGTGCGGTTGCTGGCGCGGGTTGGGCCGGTTTAGATCAGCTGGATGTCGGCGGCGTCTCGGACTCGGAGCGTTACCTGGGCTGCGGTGCCTGCGAAGTCGCCGACGCCGGTGTGGAAGCCGGCCACGAAAGCGGGGCTGCGCCGGGGAGTGCCCGCCTGCTCGTCGGTGACGATCGTGCCGTCGAACTTTATCGTCCGCTTCAGCAGCAGGAAGTCGCTGTCGTCGGTGACCTCGACGACAAAGCCGGGCACGTCCAGGCGGGCTGCGGGGGCGCGCCGGTCCGCCTTCAGTTCCTCAGGGGAACCCAGTTCGATGATGCCGTCGACGTTCAGTCGCAGTTCCTCGTTGAGTCCGTGTCCGGTTATCTCGGCGCTCGCCATCGCGTGCACTCGCATCGACGGCCGGGTGCTCTCGTCGATCACTGTGACGGGCAGCAGGGTGTGCGGGTCCTCGGGCAGGCCGAACGACTGGTGCGGGCGATCGAGGTCGTACCCGGTGATCCGCACCGTCAGGTCGGCGGCCGCGATCGGGTCGGTGACGATCCACATGTCACTGGTCTCGGTGAACCGGGTCGGGCGTTTCGCGGCGCCTTCGGCGTTCTCTTCGATCAGGACGCTCAGCCGGGACAGGCCTTTCCGGGCGTGGCATCCGAGAGCGACCAGCACGTGCGGGGCGCGGCCGGTGCCCTTGAACCGGTCTGTCCAGTCCTCGGCGATGAACTGCGCGGTGCCGGCGACGGAGACACTCTGCGCCAGGTTGCTGCCGAGAATGCGCTTGGTCACCAGGCGCGCCCGAACGTCGGGAATCGCCCAGCCCAGCGGCGCCAGCATGTCCTCGTCGACGGAGACCTCCACCGACTCGACGGTCTTGTCCCCCATGATCGACCCCGTTTCCCGGCCCGGCTGCCCACCGGGGACTGGAACCATAGCAGCGGCTCGCGGCACCGCCCGGCGGGCGAACCCGGACACACACCGCGCCTGACTGAAGGCTGTCACAAGGCAGAATCCCGGAGTCACGCCGCCTGCCGCCGGTCATCAGCAAGCGCGAGGCGTGACCCCGAAGAGGTGGTGGCCGTCATGAGGCGGGAGCCCGGTGAGCGCCGGCCGGAGTTGAGCGAGATAGGCTCAATTCTGGGAGTCGATGGGTGGAGTCGAGGAAGTGGCGGAGTGAACAACATCGTGGCCTGCGTTCGGTGCGGGCAGCGCAACCGCACCCGGTCGGCCTCGTCCGGCAAGCCGGTCTGCGGCAAATGCAAGTCGGTGCTGCCGTGGATCGCGGCGGCCGACGACCGGACCTTCGCCGAGGTGGTAGAGAAGTCGCCGATGCCGGTGCTCGTGGACTTCTGGGCGCCCTGGTGCGGGCCGTGCCGCCAGGTCGGGCCGGCGCTGGAGCAGGTGGCCCGGCAACTCACCGGCCGGGTGAAACTGGTGAAGGTCAACATCGATACGGCGCCGGGTCTGTCGCGCCGGTTCCGGGTGCAGGCCGTACCGACCCTGATGATCGTCGTGGGCGGCCGGGTCACGGTCCGCCGTTCCGGCGCGGCCTCAGCGAGCGCGTTGCGGCAGTGGGCCGAACAAAGCCTCACCCCGGTCCCTGCAAAGGCGAGCGGAAACCTAGCCGCCGACCGACCGAGCGGAAACCGAGCACCGAAACAGCCCAGCGAGAACAGGCCGTCGGCCCGGTCTGGGGCGAGCGGGACCTGAGCGTTCCGCCCAGGAGGCTTCGCCGGGAGGAAGGCAGGTCAAAGGCCTTTCGGCGGTACGGGGGACAGGTGCCCGAATCCGGAACGGTGGAAGACCAGGGGCCCGGCGGTGGCATCGGTGCCGTGGTCCACGGCGTGCAGCCGGAGCAGGACGATCGTGTGGTCGCCGGCTTCGACCTCGCGGTAGATCGTGCAGTCGAACCGGGCCAGCCCGTCGTCGATGGTGACCGCTCCGTCGTCCGAGGTCAGGATGTGGACGCCGGTGAAACGGTGCTCGACCGGACCGGCCAGTCGACGGCAGACCGGGCCGTGGTGCGCGGCCAGCACCGTCACCCCGAGGTGGCCGGCCCGCCGCAGCACCGGCCAGGTCTGCGAGGTGTTGGCGATCGAGACGGAGACCAGCGGCGGTTCGAGGCTGACCGAGGTGAACGAGCTGGCGGCCAGCCCGACCGGGATGCCGTCGACGACCGCGGCCACGGCTACGACCCCGCTGGGGAAGTCACCGAACGCCTGACGGAGACGTACCGGATCGAGGTCTTGATTGGTCTTCATCGTCCGGCCGCGGCGAACGGGACCAGGGTGTGCCGGCGGCGGCGTGGTCGCTCGTCGGTCCACAGGCCGCGGTCGGCGAGGATCGGCAGGACACCTTCGCCGAACCAGTACGCGCCTTCCAGATGCGGGTACGCCGACAGCACGAACTCCTCGATGCCGAGGGCGGCGTATTCGGTGATCCGGTCGGCGACCTGTTCGTGGCTGCCGACCAGCGCGGTGCCGGCACCGCCACGGACCAGGCCGACGCCGGCCCACAGGTTCGGGTAGATCTCCAGTTTGTCGCGGGAGCCGTTGTGCAGGGCGATCATCCGTTTCTGGCCCTCGGACTCGCTGCGCCGCAGGCCTTCCTGCACGGTTTCCACGGTGTCCGCGGGGATCCCGGCGAGCAACCTGTCCGCTTCCGCCCAGGCCTCGTCGGCGGTGTCGCGGGTGATGGTGTGCATCCGGATGCCGAATCGGATCGTCCGGCCCTGTTCGGCGGCGAGCCCGCGTATCCAGGCGATCTTCGCGGCCACCGCGTCCGGCGGTTCGCCCCAGGTCAGGTAGACGTCGGCGTGTCTGGCGGCGACGATCCCGGCGGCGGGGGAGGAGCCGCCGAAGTAGATGTCCGGGATCGGGTCGGGAATCTGGCCGAGCGTGGCGGCGTCGACGGAGAGGTGTTCGCCGTGGAAGTCGACGGTCTCCCCGGCCCACAGCCGGCGCACGATCTCCAGGAACTCGTCGCAGCGCCGGTAACGGGCGTCCTTGTCCAGGTAGTCGCCGTACATCCGCTGTTCGTGGCTCTCGCCGCCGGTGACGACGTTGAGCAGCAGGCGGCCCTCGGACATGTTCTGGAACGTGCCGGCCATCTGCGCGGCCAGGAACGGCGAGACCACGCCGGGCCGGAACGCGACCAGGAACTTGAGGCGGTCGGTGGTCTGGCTGAGCATCGCGGTGCTGAGCCAGGCGTCCTCGCACCAGGCGCCGGTGGGGGTGAGCGCCGCGGTGAAGCCGTTGTCCTCGGCGGCACGGGCGACCTGAGTGAGGTAGGCGACGTCGGCGGGGCGCCCGGAACCGCCGGGGGCGAGGCCGTGACCGCCGCCGACGACATGCCGTCCGTCGCCGCCGTTGGTGGGCAGGAACCAGTGGAACCGCAACGACATGACAAGCCTTCCATGAAACCTTGATTACCTATAGGTTCGCTAGATTTGTAGGACAAGGCAAGGCCCGGGGTGT from Actinoplanes derwentensis includes these protein-coding regions:
- the trxA gene encoding thioredoxin, with protein sequence MNNIVACVRCGQRNRTRSASSGKPVCGKCKSVLPWIAAADDRTFAEVVEKSPMPVLVDFWAPWCGPCRQVGPALEQVARQLTGRVKLVKVNIDTAPGLSRRFRVQAVPTLMIVVGGRVTVRRSGAASASALRQWAEQSLTPVPAKASGNLAADRPSGNRAPKQPSENRPSARSGASGT
- a CDS encoding flavin reductase family protein, with the protein product MKTNQDLDPVRLRQAFGDFPSGVVAVAAVVDGIPVGLAASSFTSVSLEPPLVSVSIANTSQTWPVLRRAGHLGVTVLAAHHGPVCRRLAGPVEHRFTGVHILTSDDGAVTIDDGLARFDCTIYREVEAGDHTIVLLRLHAVDHGTDATAGPLVFHRSGFGHLSPVPPKGL
- a CDS encoding LLM class flavin-dependent oxidoreductase — protein: MSLRFHWFLPTNGGDGRHVVGGGHGLAPGGSGRPADVAYLTQVARAAEDNGFTAALTPTGAWCEDAWLSTAMLSQTTDRLKFLVAFRPGVVSPFLAAQMAGTFQNMSEGRLLLNVVTGGESHEQRMYGDYLDKDARYRRCDEFLEIVRRLWAGETVDFHGEHLSVDAATLGQIPDPIPDIYFGGSSPAAGIVAARHADVYLTWGEPPDAVAAKIAWIRGLAAEQGRTIRFGIRMHTITRDTADEAWAEADRLLAGIPADTVETVQEGLRRSESEGQKRMIALHNGSRDKLEIYPNLWAGVGLVRGGAGTALVGSHEQVADRITEYAALGIEEFVLSAYPHLEGAYWFGEGVLPILADRGLWTDERPRRRRHTLVPFAAAGR